From the Syntrophorhabdaceae bacterium genome, one window contains:
- a CDS encoding DegT/DnrJ/EryC1/StrS family aminotransferase yields MIRYWYMLLADSLLTMAAIIFAMMIRLEIFYPNYFLFSRHIRTVWPFIILAMIVRPVVFYCSGIYQRMWRYATTHDFFRLVVAVGIGSLILSLVTLLLFRPFLITDFPRSLLILEGLLSIFFLGGLRVILKVSENYADEIDWKKVDIKPARRALIVGAGDTGVHLAREFMDNPQLGTQPVAFVDDDQKKIGRKTHGLDVFGPLVTLADIVQKMNVDEVIIAIPNAPAQTIQNIKNICHTISIPFSIASAPASLLSQEDVAAGNVSSLRLPMSLPDITTKEIQNVIRVMQSRNLSIGSQTVMLEDLIAAECNMNHAVAVVNGTAALHMCVVAAGIQAGDEVITTPFSFVSSANCILYERATPVFVDIEPITLGIAPDRIEAAITERTKAIVVVHVFGQPSDMDPIMEIAARHNLLVIEDACEAIGAEYKGRKAGAIGKAGTFAFYPNKQITTGEGAMIVTNDEEWTHLFRSLRNQGRDKFDGWLNHSRLGYNYRMSELNAAVGVVQIKRLNELLNKRAAVADEYNRIVSGIEGVTPLTIAPTTTRMSWFVYVVRFAPGIDRDMMVNLLAGKGVPSRPYFFPIHLQPFYRKMFGFKPGDFPESEAAGASILALPFHANMKKEEIEVVCKAIADTIPEAIKKEGNI; encoded by the coding sequence ATGATCCGTTACTGGTATATGTTGCTTGCAGACAGCCTTTTGACCATGGCTGCCATCATTTTTGCGATGATGATCCGGCTGGAGATATTCTACCCGAACTATTTCCTGTTCAGCCGCCACATCAGGACTGTATGGCCGTTTATCATCCTCGCGATGATTGTCAGGCCGGTGGTGTTCTATTGCTCGGGTATCTATCAACGCATGTGGCGATACGCGACAACGCACGATTTTTTCAGGCTCGTTGTCGCCGTCGGGATTGGATCCCTCATCCTTTCGCTCGTGACGCTCCTCCTGTTCCGGCCATTTCTGATCACAGACTTCCCGCGTTCGCTGCTGATACTTGAAGGCCTGCTGAGCATATTCTTTCTCGGGGGGCTGAGGGTGATCCTGAAGGTTTCCGAGAACTACGCCGATGAGATCGACTGGAAAAAGGTCGACATCAAACCTGCACGACGGGCGCTGATCGTGGGGGCAGGCGATACAGGGGTGCACCTTGCGAGAGAGTTCATGGATAATCCGCAACTTGGCACGCAGCCGGTCGCCTTTGTCGATGACGATCAAAAAAAGATCGGCAGGAAGACCCATGGACTGGATGTCTTCGGACCGCTGGTTACGCTGGCTGACATTGTCCAGAAGATGAATGTCGATGAGGTGATCATCGCCATACCGAATGCGCCGGCCCAGACGATACAGAATATCAAGAATATCTGTCACACAATATCTATTCCGTTTTCAATCGCATCGGCGCCTGCGAGCCTTTTGAGCCAGGAGGATGTGGCGGCGGGCAACGTCAGCTCTCTCCGTTTGCCCATGTCCCTGCCGGATATTACTACAAAGGAGATACAGAACGTTATCCGTGTGATGCAATCCCGCAATCTCAGCATAGGATCACAAACGGTTATGCTCGAAGACCTCATCGCGGCAGAATGCAACATGAACCATGCCGTCGCGGTGGTGAACGGCACTGCCGCCCTCCACATGTGTGTTGTTGCCGCCGGTATTCAGGCTGGTGACGAGGTTATCACAACACCCTTCAGCTTTGTCTCCTCGGCGAACTGCATCCTCTACGAGCGCGCCACGCCGGTCTTTGTCGATATCGAACCGATAACCCTGGGCATTGCGCCGGACAGGATCGAGGCCGCCATCACGGAGCGGACAAAGGCGATCGTTGTCGTTCATGTCTTTGGTCAGCCATCCGATATGGACCCCATCATGGAGATCGCTGCCAGACATAACCTGCTGGTCATCGAGGATGCCTGTGAGGCGATCGGCGCGGAATACAAGGGCAGGAAGGCCGGCGCCATAGGCAAGGCAGGCACTTTCGCCTTTTACCCGAACAAACAGATCACCACCGGCGAAGGGGCAATGATCGTTACAAATGACGAGGAATGGACGCACCTCTTCAGGAGCCTGCGGAACCAGGGAAGGGACAAGTTCGACGGGTGGCTCAACCATTCCCGCCTGGGATATAATTACAGAATGTCGGAGCTGAACGCTGCAGTAGGCGTGGTCCAGATAAAACGGCTCAACGAGCTGCTGAATAAGCGCGCCGCAGTTGCCGATGAATATAATAGAATAGTATCCGGTATTGAAGGTGTTACGCCGCTCACCATCGCCCCGACGACGACGCGCATGAGCTGGTTCGTATACGTCGTGCGCTTTGCGCCCGGCATTGACCGCGATATGATGGTAAACCTTCTTGCCGGGAAAGGTGTCCCGAGCAGGCCATATTTTTTCCCGATCCACCTCCAGCCCTTTTACCGGAAGATGTTTGGTTTTAAACCGGGAGATTTTCCCGAATCAGAGGCAGCGGGCGCATCGATCCTCGCGCTGCCTTTTCATGCGAATATGAAAAAGGAAGAGATAGAAGTTGTATGCAAGGCCATAGCCGATACTATTCCTGAAGCAATAAAGAAGGAGGGCAATATATGA
- a CDS encoding type II toxin-antitoxin system VapC family toxin, translated as MTRNYVVDASVILKWILGDERESDQEKAMQLLNTWVEGNVTIAAPVLWQFEVGNVLGRVIPGEAPEKMDLVMDLNIRSITLTDHICGLCFNWMKIKGVTFYDASYLAVAHDIQAVLITADERFAKKIGKNDHLCLLESIDV; from the coding sequence TTGACAAGAAACTATGTGGTAGATGCCTCCGTGATACTCAAATGGATCCTTGGTGATGAGCGCGAATCCGACCAGGAGAAGGCAATGCAATTGTTGAATACATGGGTAGAAGGCAATGTTACCATTGCAGCGCCTGTGCTCTGGCAGTTTGAGGTTGGTAACGTCCTGGGCAGGGTAATACCGGGAGAGGCGCCGGAAAAGATGGACCTTGTTATGGATTTGAACATACGAAGCATTACGTTAACCGATCATATATGCGGACTATGTTTTAATTGGATGAAAATAAAAGGGGTTACCTTTTATGATGCCTCGTATCTGGCCGTTGCTCATGATATACAGGCAGTGCTTATCACTGCCGATGAGCGATTCGCAAAAAAAATCGGCAAAAATGACCATCTCTGTCTTTTAGAAAGTATCGATGTGTGA
- a CDS encoding nucleoside-diphosphate sugar epimerase/dehydratase, protein MDSKGLIQSIVKTSLLKRTLFFVLSDIILIVISLFIAFTVHFDLNLNIDYPDIMDEVLLYFIVAKLVAFAIFRVYKITWRYVGITDLVNIIFAIIFAELLLIVLSLPNSYLSPFALTGFPKRVFLVDGIVSLFLIAGLRISKRLYLEVIREKKFVKKGKRAIILGAGNTGEMILRDIARQGYGEFSPIGFLDDDKSKVGTYIHGIKVIGTTEALEDVIAKDSVEAMIIAIPRLNRKKLKDIYDTAKKADVKTIKIVPRIFDFDKPDINLKALEDISVEDLIGRQIVQIDYRGIKDFIRDRTVLITGAGGSIGSELVMQVCAFQPGRIVLFDIDDTELHNMSIRMKKNHPELADNMHLVIGDIRDRDRVNEVFGMFHPQIIFHAAAYKHVPMMEYNPKEAVKVNIFGTHVIARAAKEYGVEKFIMISTDKAVMPTSVMGATKRVAEYVCQALNGSEELRAESEELRAESEGQRLCDNAIMRGCDNATKEPRLLNPSSYHLPITPSTRFISVRFGNVLGSRGSVLPLFMEQLKYGGPLTVTHKDMVRYFMTIPEAVSLILQASMMGEGGEVFVLDMGEPVRIVELAEELIGLHGLKPYKEIDIEFIGVRPGEKLFEEILTAEEGTIASKHEKVFIAKNSERYSMDDIENILKEFQGLLSDPSTENDVKVRELLKKYVKHYEEQS, encoded by the coding sequence ATGGACTCTAAGGGTCTCATACAGAGCATTGTGAAAACGTCTTTGCTGAAGCGGACTCTATTCTTTGTGCTTTCGGATATTATCCTGATTGTCATTTCTCTCTTCATTGCCTTCACTGTCCATTTCGATCTGAACCTGAACATCGACTACCCGGACATCATGGATGAGGTGCTGCTGTATTTTATTGTGGCGAAGCTGGTCGCATTTGCTATATTCAGAGTATACAAAATAACGTGGCGTTATGTCGGTATCACCGACCTCGTGAATATTATCTTTGCCATTATCTTCGCCGAATTGCTGCTCATTGTTTTGAGTCTTCCGAATTCCTACCTGTCGCCTTTTGCCCTTACAGGTTTTCCGAAGAGGGTGTTTCTCGTCGACGGTATTGTCTCCCTTTTCCTGATCGCGGGCTTGCGGATATCGAAGAGGCTTTATCTTGAAGTGATCCGTGAGAAGAAGTTCGTCAAAAAGGGGAAGCGGGCGATCATTCTCGGCGCGGGGAACACAGGCGAGATGATCCTCAGAGATATAGCACGGCAGGGGTATGGTGAGTTTTCGCCGATAGGGTTTCTCGATGATGACAAAAGCAAAGTAGGCACGTACATCCACGGGATAAAGGTCATCGGTACGACGGAGGCGCTGGAGGACGTCATTGCGAAGGACTCTGTGGAGGCTATGATCATAGCTATTCCACGATTAAACAGGAAAAAATTAAAGGACATATACGATACGGCAAAAAAGGCCGATGTCAAGACTATCAAGATAGTGCCCAGGATATTTGATTTTGACAAGCCTGACATTAACCTCAAGGCGCTCGAAGATATCAGCGTTGAGGATCTCATCGGACGGCAGATCGTACAGATCGATTACAGGGGGATCAAGGATTTCATTAGAGACAGAACAGTATTGATCACCGGCGCCGGAGGGTCCATCGGCTCAGAGCTTGTTATGCAGGTCTGTGCCTTTCAGCCGGGCAGGATCGTGCTTTTTGATATCGATGATACAGAGCTTCATAACATGAGTATCAGGATGAAAAAAAACCATCCGGAGCTTGCAGACAATATGCATCTGGTGATCGGGGATATCAGGGACCGGGATAGAGTGAATGAGGTGTTCGGTATGTTCCATCCCCAGATTATTTTTCACGCGGCAGCATATAAGCACGTGCCGATGATGGAATATAACCCCAAAGAGGCTGTAAAGGTTAATATATTCGGGACACACGTCATTGCCAGGGCAGCGAAAGAATATGGTGTTGAGAAATTTATCATGATCTCAACAGACAAGGCGGTAATGCCGACGAGTGTCATGGGCGCGACAAAGAGAGTAGCGGAATATGTATGCCAGGCGCTGAACGGCAGCGAAGAGCTGAGAGCTGAGAGCGAAGAGCTGAGAGCTGAGAGCGAAGGGCAGAGATTATGTGATAATGCGATAATGCGGGGATGCGACAATGCGACAAAAGAACCTCGTTTGCTAAATCCCTCATCCTACCATCTTCCCATTACCCCATCCACCCGTTTTATTTCCGTTCGTTTCGGGAATGTGCTGGGGAGCAGGGGGAGCGTGTTGCCGCTTTTTATGGAGCAATTGAAATATGGAGGCCCATTGACTGTCACACATAAGGATATGGTCAGGTATTTTATGACCATACCTGAAGCAGTATCGCTGATACTGCAGGCGTCAATGATGGGGGAGGGCGGGGAGGTATTTGTCCTCGATATGGGAGAGCCGGTGAGGATCGTTGAGCTTGCAGAAGAATTGATCGGCCTTCATGGCCTGAAACCTTACAAGGAGATTGATATCGAATTTATCGGCGTCAGACCAGGAGAAAAACTCTTCGAAGAGATCCTGACCGCCGAAGAGGGTACTATCGCGAGCAAACACGAAAAGGTCTTCATCGCGAAGAACAGCGAAAGATATTCCATGGATGACATCGAAAATATTTTAAAGGAGTTCCAGGGATTGCTGTCTGATCCTTCAACGGAGAATGACGTAAAGGTAAGGGAACTGCTCAAAAAATATGTGAAACATTATGAAGAACAATCTTAG
- a CDS encoding FKBP-type peptidyl-prolyl cis-trans isomerase: MRLKETLKWMVVILGVIFFSLQAGAEEIQSLKTQKDKISYGIGVDMAENFKRLGMDLDLDILIKGLRDAYSNGKLLMTEDDLRATLNAYQNELMQKQVQTTRVVAEQNKKEGDAFLAQNKTKEGVVTLPSGLQYKIIKEGSGRKPTNADSVECHYRGTLINGTEFDSSYRRGQPATFKVAGVIPGWTEALKLMPVGSKWQLFIPPQLAYGERGAGRNIGPNTTLIFEIELLSIK; this comes from the coding sequence ATGAGACTGAAGGAAACATTAAAATGGATGGTGGTAATACTGGGGGTGATTTTTTTTAGTTTGCAGGCAGGAGCTGAAGAAATACAAAGTCTGAAGACACAAAAGGATAAGATAAGCTACGGGATTGGCGTCGATATGGCGGAAAACTTTAAGCGGCTTGGGATGGACCTCGATCTGGACATCCTGATAAAGGGTCTGAGGGATGCCTACTCTAATGGAAAGTTACTGATGACAGAAGATGACCTCCGTGCAACCCTGAACGCTTATCAGAATGAGCTGATGCAGAAACAGGTACAGACAACGCGAGTTGTTGCTGAACAAAACAAGAAAGAAGGCGATGCCTTTCTGGCCCAGAACAAGACGAAAGAAGGTGTTGTGACCCTGCCGAGCGGTCTGCAGTACAAGATAATTAAGGAGGGCAGCGGCAGGAAGCCGACGAATGCTGACTCGGTTGAATGCCACTATCGGGGCACCCTTATCAACGGGACTGAATTTGACAGTTCCTATCGCAGGGGTCAGCCCGCAACCTTTAAGGTTGCAGGTGTTATTCCCGGTTGGACCGAGGCCCTGAAGCTTATGCCCGTAGGCTCCAAATGGCAGCTCTTCATACCGCCCCAGCTTGCTTACGGAGAGCGGGGAGCAGGTCGTAATATCGGACCGAACACGACGCTGATCTTTGAGATTGAACTCTTGTCCATCAAGTGA